In Parasegetibacter sp. NRK P23, a single genomic region encodes these proteins:
- a CDS encoding ABC transporter substrate-binding protein: MAIFCLNCGNKSIGGKGYFRYNETSGIASLDPAFAKNQSIMWAVHQLFNTLVEVDSTLQLQPSLATRWEISPDGRTYTFSLRNDVFFHDHPVFPGGKGRKMTADDVVFSLQRIVDPATASSGAWIFNNKIDTIHPFTAINDTTFQLKLLQPFRPMLGILSMQYCSVVPKEIVQHYGRDFRRNPVGTGPFSFGFWEEGQALVLRKHPRYFEKDEAGVQLPYLDGIQVSFLDNKAAEFLEFRQQRLHFINDIESSFKDEVLTKAGTLRKAWEGKITMHKHPYLNIEYLGIFQDTATGNNPLRQKKVRQAINYAFDREKMMLYLRNSIGTAAHAGFVPMGLPSFDARLVKGYSYDPRMARKLLEEAGYGNGKQMPAIKLLTIPIYTDLAAFIATELGEAGIPVQVETVQKSLLLEMTANGRAPFFRGSWIADYPDAENYLSVFYGKNPAPPNYTRFRNSRYDALFEKAVGENNDSLRYELYREMDRIIVEEAPVVPLWYDMVLHLVQHGVKGFRPNALNLLELRRCTLDQ; encoded by the coding sequence TTGGCCATTTTTTGTTTGAATTGCGGGAATAAAAGTATAGGCGGCAAGGGCTATTTCCGGTACAATGAAACCTCCGGTATCGCATCGCTTGATCCCGCTTTTGCCAAGAACCAGAGCATTATGTGGGCCGTGCACCAGTTGTTCAACACCCTGGTGGAAGTGGATAGCACGCTTCAGTTGCAACCATCGCTCGCTACACGATGGGAAATTTCACCGGATGGCAGAACCTACACCTTCTCGCTCCGCAACGATGTCTTCTTTCACGACCACCCTGTTTTTCCCGGGGGAAAGGGCCGGAAAATGACGGCGGATGATGTGGTTTTTTCACTGCAAAGAATTGTGGATCCAGCCACCGCGAGCAGCGGAGCCTGGATATTCAACAATAAGATAGATACCATACACCCCTTCACCGCCATAAACGATACAACTTTTCAACTGAAACTGCTGCAACCGTTCCGCCCCATGCTGGGTATACTGAGCATGCAATATTGTTCTGTTGTTCCAAAAGAGATCGTTCAACATTATGGCCGCGATTTCAGAAGGAATCCCGTGGGAACCGGTCCTTTTTCCTTCGGATTCTGGGAAGAAGGGCAGGCGCTCGTACTTAGAAAGCATCCACGGTACTTTGAAAAAGATGAAGCGGGCGTACAACTCCCATACCTGGACGGCATCCAGGTTTCTTTCCTCGACAACAAAGCCGCGGAGTTCCTGGAGTTCCGCCAGCAGCGCTTGCATTTCATCAACGACATTGAATCCTCTTTCAAAGATGAAGTGCTTACCAAAGCAGGCACATTGCGCAAAGCGTGGGAGGGAAAAATAACAATGCATAAGCACCCGTATTTAAACATAGAATACCTCGGTATTTTTCAGGATACGGCAACCGGGAATAACCCGCTCCGCCAAAAGAAAGTACGGCAGGCCATCAACTATGCTTTCGACCGGGAAAAAATGATGCTCTACCTGCGCAACTCCATCGGGACCGCTGCCCATGCCGGTTTTGTACCAATGGGATTGCCTTCTTTTGATGCCAGACTGGTGAAAGGATATTCCTATGATCCCAGAATGGCCAGGAAACTTTTAGAAGAAGCCGGGTATGGAAACGGAAAACAAATGCCTGCCATTAAACTGCTCACCATCCCGATCTATACCGACCTGGCGGCGTTCATTGCCACTGAACTGGGGGAGGCCGGTATTCCCGTTCAGGTGGAAACCGTTCAGAAAAGCCTGTTGCTGGAAATGACCGCTAATGGGAGGGCACCGTTTTTTCGCGGCAGCTGGATTGCTGATTATCCGGATGCGGAGAATTACCTGTCTGTTTTCTATGGAAAAAATCCAGCGCCGCCCAACTATACACGGTTCCGGAACAGCAGGTATGACGCGCTTTTTGAGAAAGCTGTAGGGGAGAACAACGATTCTCTGCGTTATGAACTGTACCGGGAAATGGACCGCATCATCGTGGAAGAAGCGCCCGTGGTGCCTTTGTGGTACGATATGGTATTGCACCTTGTTCAGCATGGCGTAAAAGGCTTTCGGCCCAATGCGCTTAACCTGCTGGAATTAAGAAGGTGTACCCTTGATCAGTAG
- the msrA gene encoding peptide-methionine (S)-S-oxide reductase MsrA: MTTSFNPEGAVNTDTATFGTGCFWCTEAVFEQLEGVLKVTSGYSGGHVKNPTYEQVCEKNTGHAEVVQLVYDPAVISFDELLEVFWQTHDPTTLNRQGNDVGPQYRSAIFYKDEEQKLKAEHYKKELDKAGAFNAPIVTEISPLINFYAAEQYHQDYYTNNGSQPYCNFVIRPKMEKFQKAFKEKLKR; the protein is encoded by the coding sequence ATGACGACATCATTCAATCCTGAAGGCGCCGTGAATACGGATACCGCAACTTTTGGCACCGGCTGCTTCTGGTGTACCGAAGCGGTTTTTGAACAATTGGAAGGCGTTTTGAAAGTTACTTCCGGTTATTCCGGCGGGCACGTTAAAAATCCTACGTACGAGCAGGTTTGTGAAAAGAATACCGGTCATGCGGAAGTGGTGCAACTGGTGTACGATCCCGCAGTGATCAGTTTTGATGAACTGCTCGAAGTATTCTGGCAAACGCATGATCCTACTACTTTGAACCGCCAGGGCAACGATGTGGGGCCGCAGTACCGTTCCGCGATTTTTTATAAAGATGAGGAACAGAAACTTAAGGCGGAGCATTACAAGAAAGAACTCGATAAAGCCGGGGCTTTCAACGCGCCCATCGTAACCGAAATTTCTCCGCTGATTAATTTTTACGCCGCGGAACAATACCACCAGGATTATTATACCAACAATGGTTCACAGCCCTATTGCAACTTTGTGATCCGCCCGAAAATGGAGAAGTTTCAGAAAGCCTTTAAGGAGAAACTGAAAAGATAA
- a CDS encoding endonuclease MutS2: protein MKLFPESAAVQLEFDKIRSLVHQYCKTEYGKTRADELRIHTHRRFIEPELKQTDEYRLILARGLYFPNDFTQNIRKDLKLLSIPGAVLVGDQFMHIRKLADSMEQIFRWFDTERRQEYWAMAKLLEGTHYEKAIIKLIDEILDEHGQVKDNASPELADIRLNLYRKRNDLRRVFERIISKLNKQGYLADIEEAFLNGRRVVAVFAEQKRMIKGILHGESDTRRTAFIEPEETISLNNEIFSLENEESREVNRILRQLTQRVAVFADLLKTYHDLIGEYDYIRAKARLALDMNGVFPQLSDKSVIDIERAYHPLLFIYNKKSGKDTVPVTLKLDEKERILVISGPNAGGKTVAMKTVGLLQIMLQSGLLVPVRETSTFGIFRQLMIHIGDTQSLEFELSTYSSHLRHMKHFIETANGRTLFFIDELGSGSDPNLGGAFAEVIMEELARKHAMGIVTTHYLNLKVMANKVPGIINGAMAFDEENLLPLYRLIIGKPGSSYTFSIAQRIGLHPALINRARKMVDEEHFRLDKLLNRTEQDLRQVEEKEKQLNQLLKENERLKKQMEQVLDKEKHRQQVELLKQQNRITEDRIAYLKDMERKLRHIVLDWKKAEDKNEVLKQLHALLFKQQDNHKSEKVRKRLDARYEDLTEQPIVVGVKARMKKGHQVGVVKEIRGKKAVLQVGVLPITVDVESLIAVRDRPQEEINT from the coding sequence ATGAAACTTTTCCCGGAATCGGCAGCCGTGCAGTTGGAATTCGACAAGATCAGATCGCTTGTGCACCAGTATTGTAAAACAGAGTACGGAAAAACAAGGGCCGATGAACTCAGGATCCACACCCATCGCCGCTTTATTGAACCTGAACTGAAACAGACCGATGAGTACCGCCTCATCCTGGCCAGGGGATTGTATTTCCCCAATGATTTCACGCAGAACATCCGTAAGGACCTGAAACTGCTTTCTATTCCCGGGGCCGTATTGGTGGGCGATCAGTTCATGCATATCCGTAAACTGGCCGATAGCATGGAGCAGATTTTCCGCTGGTTTGATACGGAAAGAAGGCAGGAGTACTGGGCCATGGCGAAGCTGCTGGAAGGAACGCATTACGAGAAGGCCATCATCAAACTGATTGATGAGATACTAGATGAACATGGCCAGGTAAAAGACAATGCATCACCTGAACTGGCTGATATCCGGCTCAACCTGTACCGGAAAAGAAATGATCTCCGCAGGGTTTTCGAAAGGATTATTTCCAAATTGAACAAGCAGGGCTACCTGGCCGATATTGAAGAGGCTTTCCTGAATGGCAGAAGGGTAGTGGCTGTGTTCGCGGAGCAGAAAAGAATGATCAAAGGCATCCTGCACGGAGAGTCAGATACACGCAGAACGGCTTTCATTGAACCCGAAGAAACCATTTCGCTCAACAACGAGATTTTCAGCCTGGAAAATGAAGAGAGCCGGGAAGTGAACCGTATCCTCCGGCAACTTACACAACGTGTCGCGGTATTCGCGGATCTTTTGAAGACCTATCATGACCTTATCGGCGAATACGATTACATCCGTGCCAAAGCCAGGCTTGCGCTGGATATGAACGGTGTTTTTCCCCAACTCTCTGATAAGTCGGTGATCGATATTGAACGGGCCTACCATCCGCTTTTATTTATCTACAATAAAAAATCCGGTAAAGATACCGTTCCCGTTACCCTGAAGCTGGACGAAAAAGAAAGGATACTGGTAATTTCCGGTCCGAATGCCGGCGGTAAAACGGTGGCCATGAAAACCGTTGGCCTGCTTCAGATCATGTTGCAAAGCGGGTTGCTGGTACCGGTGCGTGAAACCTCCACTTTCGGCATCTTCCGTCAGTTGATGATCCATATCGGTGATACCCAGAGCCTGGAATTTGAACTGAGTACCTACAGTTCGCACCTCCGCCACATGAAGCATTTCATAGAAACGGCCAACGGAAGAACACTTTTTTTCATCGATGAACTCGGAAGCGGCAGTGATCCCAACCTGGGTGGCGCCTTCGCTGAAGTGATTATGGAAGAACTGGCCAGGAAACACGCGATGGGCATTGTTACCACCCACTACCTCAACCTGAAGGTGATGGCTAATAAGGTGCCCGGCATCATCAACGGTGCCATGGCCTTCGACGAAGAGAACCTGCTTCCCTTATACCGCCTCATCATCGGAAAACCAGGATCGTCTTACACCTTCTCCATCGCGCAGCGCATCGGACTTCATCCCGCGCTCATCAACCGTGCCCGGAAAATGGTGGATGAAGAGCATTTCCGCCTCGATAAATTGCTGAACCGTACCGAACAGGACCTGCGCCAGGTAGAAGAAAAGGAAAAACAACTGAACCAATTGCTGAAAGAGAACGAACGCCTTAAAAAGCAGATGGAACAAGTGTTGGATAAAGAGAAGCACCGTCAGCAGGTGGAACTCCTCAAACAACAGAACCGCATCACCGAGGACCGGATCGCTTACCTCAAAGACATGGAGCGCAAGCTCCGCCACATCGTTTTGGACTGGAAAAAGGCCGAAGACAAAAACGAGGTACTCAAACAACTGCACGCCCTGCTGTTCAAACAACAGGACAACCACAAAAGCGAAAAAGTGCGCAAGCGGCTG